The genomic DNA TGAATTTTCAAATAATAATGAACAAACTCGATTTCCTCCGATAAAGGTACCAAATCCCGTTCCTGTCTTGTCGTATATCGATAATACTTGGACAAATTATGAGCCATTGCCACGACCGCCTCATGATTACGCAGCTTCGCCATACTTGTAATAAAAGAAAAACAATTATAGAAAAAGTGTGGATTGATTTGTGACTGGAGCTGCTTTAGACGCGATTCCTTCACATGTAGCTTCTCAACATAAACCTTTTCAAACAGCTCCTGAATCTGTCCGACCATCAAATTAAATTGACGAGACAGGAAAGCAAACTCATGACTCCCCTTCGGGCTCAATCGAACAGCATAGTCCCCATCCTTTAATCTCCGAAATGCCCGCACAAGCTGAAGAATTGGCACTTGCACCTGTGAATGAAGCAGATAAGCACCAATGAAGCCTACCAGCAGCAAGCCAATAACGGTTATATAAAATAGTCGATTAGATGTATAAATCGGAGACATCATATCGGACAAAGGCATGTAGTCAATCAAATACCAGCCCGTCGTTTGGGAAAGAACGGCGTGAACAAGGTAGCTCTCTTCTCCAACTTTCACGGTCAGATTATCAACTTCATGTAGTCCCATCTTCTCCAGTTTCGTAATCAGCTTACCTGACAGCTCTTCATTGGCAGTACGATTATAGATCACTCCCACGCCTTTTTTATAATAAAAAGGCTCCTTCCGTCCATCACCTTTGAAGCGGTCAAGCATGTCCTGAATATTGCTGCTGTCAAATTCGACCTTAATAATCGTATTAGCGCTATCCAGATTACCAAGTGAAGAAAACGGGGACAATGTATACAATGAAAATATAAACTGATCCTTCCCATATATCTTTTTTTTAGATACCTGCCAGCCGTTTTTAATCACTTGCGTTAATTCTTTCTGATCATAAAAACTGGCTCCTTTTTCTGATACAACACGTCCAAGCGAAGGTGAATAAATATTCAGACTCGTTCTCCAATTCGATGAGCTTTCTTGAAGTCCAAGCTTGGTTTGGATCCGTTTGACAAGGTTAATGCCATCCAGGTTGAGGGTCTTGTCCTTTAAAAAAATCGCTTGAAAACTGGCTACATCAGGATCATGAATCAGCAGATGCGGCCAGGAGGATATCATTTCAATATTCGTATTTACCTGATTTTGAAAAAAAGTCAACTGGTTATAATTAGACTGATTCAGTTCCTTACGCAACACGTCTGTCGTTGTCTGGTTCGAATAGACATATAGGATTAGCACAGGAATAAGCAATACGATAACGATAGAGACGATTTTAGTATAAAAATTAAATTTTAACATGTGGTCTATACACATCCTCTGCACAAAAAACAGGCATACTTAAATGGTATGCCAGAGCCCTGACCTTCGTTGCCGTCAGTACATACTATACATTATAAATGGTTGGCGGTGATAAAATGTTTGATGCTAAGCAAATGGAATGGTTCAATCAATTATCCGCTGAAGATCTGGCTATTTTAGGTGCCGGCTTCACTACACTAGGTGATTTTTTTGCTTTTTTGGCATTGATTAGAGCCAAGCAGGAGCCTGCTAAGGATAATAATTTTGTGGCTCTGGTTAGGACCAAACAGGAGCCTACTAAGGGAAAAAAAAAGTAACGATACGATCGATCTCATAAGATTATTATTTGACGACAAATTTTACGCGAGTTCCATCCTCAAACTCATCCAGTTGGTGACTGACCCATGATCCTGCCCCACGATTATCCTTAGGAGCTATGTATTTGACATTTGCACCTTTGCCACCTTCTGCGCACATAGCCATCGGCCATTCGTCACGATCGTATCCTTTACGAGTGGGAACTCCTGCAAGCGAATGCTTGCGATTTTGCTCGGCTCCTTCGCGGTCAATTGTGCATATGGATGATTTCCCCGCCTGAATGGCTTCCTTGATATGCTGCGCCGTTTCAGGATAACGACCTGACGGAAATTGCAGCGTAACCTGAGACGATGAAGGCGGGTTCACTCCTGTCGTTTTCGTAAGAAGATTGCCACCTTCAAACCAATACACGCCAGCAGCTAGCAGCACTAGAGTTATAAAACTTAACAGCTTTTTCTTCAATTTCCCTCTTCCCTCCAAGCTATTCCAGTGGATAACCTTCAATCAAGGAAATCCCCGAACTTTATTTTTCTATAGCATACCCGACTCAATGAGATATCCAGCGGACAAACCCGAAGAAGGCACACCACAGGAGAAGACTGATCAATATTCCCCAAAATAAACCTTTAAAAAGCTTCATACCGCACTGACAACCTTTCCGACTGGGCTTTGCTCTAGTATAACATGTAAGAAAGACTGTTGTCGCAACATGCCCCGCATATAGCTTAATCATAAATATTTTAATTTTGAAATATAATAATTTGAAGAAAAATCGGAAGCATTCCGGAAACTAGTCCCATCTCCATTGGAAATGACAATTATGATATAAAAAAAATCACATTTTAATCAAAATTTAATGAAAATTTTCCGAAAATGATGTATAATTATTGACATAATAAAACGTACGAGGTGATCATCATGGCATTATTAAACAGAGTACAGGAGTTAAAATTGCAACTGCCTAGTGAGCATCATAGCATTTCACATTACGTGGAGCATGCGCTGCATTCAATTGACAGTTTTGTTGAGCAACATCGTCAATTTATAGCCGCTCAGGCTTTGTATGGTGAAAAAATTAACGGCACGGAAGAAAGACTGTTCCGAGATACCATTTCCGAGATTAAAGCTCAACTGGTGGCCACACTGGAAAAGACGGTTGAAGACTTCTCACACAAAGGCGACAAACACTGGAAGAACCATTATCAGGACGGCGTAGAATAAGTTGAAAAATAACCCCTGGTCATTGATTATTGACCGGGGTTATTTTTGCATAAGCGATATGCGCAATATATGAAGACTATTTTAACACTCTGACAGAGGTGGCTACAGTCTTACCGTTAAAAACCACTTTAATACTGGAATTGCCGTAAGCCATTGCCTTCACCTGTCCCCCGCTAACCTGTACGATAGAAGGCATGGAGGAAGTCCATACCGCTGAACTTGTCACATTGGTAATTGCGCCTGTGTCATAAACCGCATTAACACTCAGCACTTGAGAGGAACCGTTCGGAAGCTTCAAGTTCTTGTTACTCAATACCAGCTTGAGCAGCTTAGGTGTAACCTTGATCTCAATGTTAAACGACTTATTCTGGTATGTGCCTGTAATCGTCGCTGTTCCAATCCCTACCGCTTTGATGGCTGAACCTTTTACAATCGCCACGGAAGCATTGGATGTAGTCCATTTCACTTTGTTACTGAGCGTCACTTTTTTACCATCTGTATATGCACCGATGACCTTGACGGATTGACTTCCCTTCAAATTCATGTCAGCGCTTGAAAGGCTTGGCGTCAACGTAGAAATAGTTCCTTCTACGATGACAGGCACTTTCACATATTTATTCAAATACATAGCCTTAATTCCAGAGTTACCACCACTTACTGCTTTTACCTTGCCATTTCCCACTGTTACGGCCGCAGTCGTACCCACCCAGCTTACCTGATTCGTAACATCGAGCGTACCACCACCAGCCATTTGAGCTTTTACCGTGGGAACACTCACTTCTTGTCCGGCTACTAGCACATACTTTTTCTCGGAAGCGGTCAGCTTGAGAACTTTGTATTGCACGGTTACCGGAATATCCAGCTTGATGGCACCCAATGTAGCTGTCAATGTCGCGCTACCCGGGCTCACTGCAACCAGCTTACCGTCTGCGATTTTGACAACACTTTCATTGCTCAGGCTCCATTTTACATCAGA from Paenibacillus sp. FSL R10-2782 includes the following:
- a CDS encoding sensor histidine kinase, translating into MLKFNFYTKIVSIVIVLLIPVLILYVYSNQTTTDVLRKELNQSNYNQLTFFQNQVNTNIEMISSWPHLLIHDPDVASFQAIFLKDKTLNLDGINLVKRIQTKLGLQESSSNWRTSLNIYSPSLGRVVSEKGASFYDQKELTQVIKNGWQVSKKKIYGKDQFIFSLYTLSPFSSLGNLDSANTIIKVEFDSSNIQDMLDRFKGDGRKEPFYYKKGVGVIYNRTANEELSGKLITKLEKMGLHEVDNLTVKVGEESYLVHAVLSQTTGWYLIDYMPLSDMMSPIYTSNRLFYITVIGLLLVGFIGAYLLHSQVQVPILQLVRAFRRLKDGDYAVRLSPKGSHEFAFLSRQFNLMVGQIQELFEKVYVEKLHVKESRLKQLQSQINPHFFYNCFSFITSMAKLRNHEAVVAMAHNLSKYYRYTTRQERDLVPLSEEIEFVHYYLKIQQMRMPRLTFSIHVSSQANSLLIPLLVVQPLVENAVLHGIEPQAEDGIIRITTEQIGLYMCLIVDDNGLGLGREAITSLRSALDKPVEEESGYGLWNVHQRMRLHFGEDAGLDFSLSPLGGLRAVLKWPVLTEEEQANSLTKLKPSSNSNMVKMEGPDGSDIAGR
- a CDS encoding NucA/NucB deoxyribonuclease domain-containing protein; the protein is MKKKLLSFITLVLLAAGVYWFEGGNLLTKTTGVNPPSSSQVTLQFPSGRYPETAQHIKEAIQAGKSSICTIDREGAEQNRKHSLAGVPTRKGYDRDEWPMAMCAEGGKGANVKYIAPKDNRGAGSWVSHQLDEFEDGTRVKFVVK